A DNA window from Selenomonas sp. oral taxon 126 contains the following coding sequences:
- a CDS encoding IS3 family transposase has protein sequence MSRAGAPTDNAAMEAINGWIKAELFTDFHITSPENVPAQVSDYIRFFNEERPAYALGYLTPKQYRERFAPKHEGAAP, from the coding sequence ATGTCCAGAGCCGGCGCACCGACAGACAATGCCGCGATGGAGGCGATTAATGGTTGGATCAAGGCCGAACTCTTTACAGATTTCCATATTACTTCGCCGGAGAATGTCCCCGCTCAGGTATCCGACTACATCCGCTTCTTCAACGAGGAGCGCCCTGCATATGCCCTTGGATACCTTACGCCGAAGCAGTATCGGGAGCGGTTCGCGCCAAAGCACGAAGGTGCGGCTCCTTGA
- a CDS encoding helix-turn-helix transcriptional regulator — protein sequence MYPYGLQDKKALNMLILEILEQYTDSDHPLTQMEIVDLLEKNYGVPCTRQTVKNNLMLLGEMGYEISMEGGICLMSRQFENAELRMLIDSVLFSRTLSGKQAKRLIEKLTGLGNKYFRAKVKHVCHLPKLIHSDNKQVLLNLDVLNDAIEQERKVRFTYNSYGKDFQLHPRREEPYIVNPYQMVTNQGRYYLLCSYDTSNRLSHYRLDYMTKLEMLDVKVKPMDQMEDFVQGYSLPKHMEEHIYMFSGASVQVKMRVRAVNMDALIDWFGKGFRIVQEDADGRIVSVVCNEMAMKYWALQYGEYVEVLEPKSLREAICDAIDWMGSFYR from the coding sequence ATGTATCCTTATGGGCTGCAGGATAAGAAGGCTCTAAATATGCTGATTTTGGAGATCTTGGAGCAATATACAGACAGCGACCATCCCTTGACACAAATGGAAATCGTGGATTTGCTGGAAAAAAACTATGGCGTTCCATGTACGCGACAGACGGTTAAGAATAATCTTATGCTCTTGGGAGAAATGGGGTATGAGATTTCCATGGAGGGCGGCATCTGCCTTATGTCGCGCCAGTTTGAGAATGCGGAACTGAGGATGCTGATTGACAGCGTCCTCTTTTCCCGTACCCTTTCCGGTAAACAGGCGAAACGGTTGATTGAGAAGCTGACAGGACTTGGCAACAAATACTTCCGCGCCAAAGTGAAGCACGTCTGTCATCTGCCGAAACTCATACACTCAGACAACAAGCAAGTTCTGCTGAATTTGGATGTGCTGAACGATGCCATCGAACAGGAGCGGAAGGTTCGCTTCACTTATAACAGCTATGGCAAAGACTTCCAGCTGCACCCCAGGCGGGAAGAACCGTACATCGTGAACCCGTATCAGATGGTGACAAATCAGGGTAGATATTATTTGCTCTGCAGTTACGACACAAGCAATCGACTTTCTCACTATCGCCTAGATTATATGACGAAGCTGGAGATGCTCGATGTGAAGGTCAAGCCGATGGATCAAATGGAAGATTTTGTCCAAGGCTACAGTCTGCCAAAGCACATGGAAGAACACATCTATATGTTCAGTGGGGCGAGCGTGCAAGTGAAAATGCGCGTCCGAGCGGTCAATATGGATGCGTTAATCGACTGGTTTGGCAAGGGGTTCCGCATTGTGCAGGAGGATGCGGATGGACGCATTGTTTCCGTTGTCTGCAACGAAATGGCAATGAAATATTGGGCGCTGCAGTACGGCGAATATGTGGAGGTCTTGGAGCCGAAAAGTCTGCGGGAAGCTATTTGCGATGCAATCGATTGGATGGGCAGTTTTTATCGGTAA
- a CDS encoding helix-turn-helix domain-containing protein, giving the protein MFNKELDNFFSTKEGTWDKMIAFSPKDIATMLNLPLSTIAQYLREGKIKTYKIGRHYRVMRKDLYRFIENNECINVI; this is encoded by the coding sequence ATGTTCAACAAAGAATTAGACAACTTCTTCTCGACAAAAGAAGGAACATGGGATAAAATGATAGCGTTCAGCCCAAAGGATATTGCTACCATGCTGAACCTCCCACTCTCTACCATTGCACAATACCTTCGCGAAGGTAAAATCAAAACCTACAAGATCGGTCGTCATTACCGTGTTATGCGTAAAGACCTCTACCGCTTCATTGAGAACAATGAGTGCATCAACGTGATTTAG
- a CDS encoding type II toxin-antitoxin system YafQ family toxin, with the protein MTYHIKFTTAYKKSYKRAKKRGLNLKLLDDVVDELRKGRKLDAKHRDHELHGNWAGFRECHIQPDWLLVYLVENDILTLTLVETGTHADIFDE; encoded by the coding sequence ATGACCTATCACATCAAGTTCACCACCGCTTATAAGAAAAGTTACAAGCGTGCCAAGAAACGCGGCTTGAACCTCAAACTGCTGGATGATGTTGTCGATGAGTTAAGGAAAGGGCGCAAACTCGATGCCAAGCACCGCGACCACGAACTCCATGGGAATTGGGCGGGCTTTCGCGAGTGCCATATTCAACCGGATTGGCTGCTCGTATACCTCGTGGAAAATGACATTCTGACCTTAACTCTTGTCGAAACCGGAACTCATGCGGATATATTCGATGAATAA
- a CDS encoding FprA family A-type flavoprotein produces the protein MNAIKIRDDIYWVGAIDWSMRSFHGYDTQRGSTYNAYLIIDDKITLIDTVKHGFEEEMLSRISSVIDPSQIDYIISNHVEPDHSYGVPLISSLAPNAKVVTSAPNGLKGLRAYYGELPYETVKAGDTLSIGKRTLVFVPTPMLHWPDSMVTYCPEEKILFSNDAFGQHYASGKRYDDDNDLSIVIDEAKKYYANILFLYAKQAQTALKAVHKLDIEMIATGHGIIWRSHIPEIIDLYNKWSLGETEDRAVVVYDSMWHSTEKMAHTIAEAFIDKGFSVGYYDIQKNTHADIMTDVLTSKYLAVGSPTLNNQMLPTIAGFLCYMKGLSPKGRKAFAFGSYGWGGQSIQQIEDELKAGGCEIVMDKVRMLYVPSAEQLAGLREQILAL, from the coding sequence ATGAACGCCATCAAAATTCGGGATGACATCTACTGGGTCGGAGCGATCGACTGGTCCATGCGCAGCTTTCACGGCTACGACACGCAGCGTGGCTCGACCTACAACGCCTATCTCATCATCGACGACAAGATCACGCTGATCGACACCGTCAAGCATGGCTTTGAGGAAGAGATGCTCTCACGCATTTCCTCTGTCATCGATCCCTCGCAGATCGACTACATCATCTCGAATCACGTTGAGCCCGATCACTCGTACGGTGTACCGCTCATCTCTTCGCTCGCACCGAATGCAAAGGTCGTCACGAGTGCGCCGAACGGTCTGAAGGGACTGCGCGCCTACTATGGGGAGCTTCCCTATGAGACGGTCAAGGCGGGCGACACACTCTCCATCGGCAAGCGCACGCTCGTGTTCGTTCCGACCCCGATGCTCCACTGGCCGGACAGCATGGTGACGTACTGCCCCGAGGAGAAGATCCTCTTCTCGAATGACGCATTCGGTCAGCACTACGCCTCGGGCAAGCGCTACGACGACGACAACGATCTCTCGATTGTCATCGATGAGGCGAAAAAGTACTACGCGAACATTCTCTTCCTCTATGCCAAGCAGGCGCAGACGGCACTCAAGGCGGTTCACAAACTTGACATTGAGATGATTGCCACGGGACACGGCATCATTTGGCGTTCCCACATCCCCGAGATCATCGACCTCTACAACAAGTGGTCGCTCGGTGAGACCGAGGATCGCGCTGTCGTCGTCTACGACAGCATGTGGCACTCCACAGAGAAGATGGCGCATACCATCGCCGAGGCATTCATCGACAAGGGCTTCTCCGTCGGCTACTACGACATTCAGAAGAACACGCACGCCGACATCATGACGGATGTCCTTACGAGCAAGTACCTCGCTGTCGGCTCGCCGACGCTCAACAACCAGATGCTCCCCACCATTGCGGGCTTCCTCTGCTATATGAAGGGACTCTCTCCGAAGGGACGCAAGGCGTTCGCGTTCGGCTCCTACGGCTGGGGAGGGCAGAGCATCCAGCAGATCGAGGACGAGCTCAAGGCGGGCGGCTGCGAGATTGTCATGGACAAGGTGCGCATGCTCTACGTCCCCTCTGCCGAACAGCTTGCGGGACTGCGTGAGCAGATTCTGGCACTGTAA
- a CDS encoding type II toxin-antitoxin system RelB/DinJ family antitoxin, with protein MSTVPTQIRIDRDIKEQAGALFSGLGLDMSGAVNMFLHQCVLRGGIPFSIEMPRYKQSTLAAMEEARRVSRDPNIPSYDNMDDLKRALEE; from the coding sequence ATGTCAACTGTCCCTACTCAAATCAGAATTGACCGAGACATAAAAGAACAGGCCGGCGCTTTGTTTTCCGGGCTTGGTCTTGATATGTCCGGTGCCGTTAATATGTTTCTGCATCAGTGTGTCCTTCGCGGCGGTATCCCATTTTCTATCGAAATGCCCCGTTATAAGCAGAGCACCTTAGCCGCGATGGAAGAAGCAAGAAGAGTCTCTCGCGATCCGAACATCCCTAGCTATGACAACATGGACGACTTGAAGAGAGCATTGGAAGAATGA
- a CDS encoding zeta toxin family protein: MPDNYSEQELDEQKEKIKADLLFAVTPEKSPQAYLLAGQPGAGKTKLADIFARMHSGNIVFISSDDYRKYHPRYMELQQEYGDDAVLHTQKFAGKMTEALIDDLSKSGYHLIIEGTLRTTEVPLRTRNLLTGRGYEVSLNLILVRPEESYLGTLKRYELMKEAGLTPRMTPKEHHDLVARSIVDHLHTLYEQDAFPEIRVYNRAGECLYDREKTPFRDPSELFREEFSRDLTHHERERIVRDCAPYVSRARVEETLHAYEQFFPKEERRRGAR; the protein is encoded by the coding sequence ATGCCGGACAACTACAGCGAGCAGGAGCTTGACGAGCAAAAAGAAAAAATCAAAGCGGACTTACTGTTCGCTGTAACACCGGAAAAAAGCCCGCAAGCGTATCTCCTTGCGGGGCAGCCGGGTGCCGGCAAGACAAAGCTGGCAGATATATTTGCTCGGATGCACAGCGGCAACATCGTCTTTATTTCGAGTGACGACTACCGAAAGTATCATCCCCGCTATATGGAACTGCAGCAGGAGTACGGCGATGATGCTGTACTCCACACACAGAAATTCGCGGGCAAGATGACGGAGGCACTCATTGATGATTTGAGCAAATCCGGCTATCATCTCATCATTGAGGGCACGTTGCGGACAACGGAGGTGCCGCTGCGGACACGCAATCTTCTCACGGGCAGGGGCTATGAAGTGTCGCTCAATCTGATTCTCGTACGTCCCGAGGAGTCGTATCTGGGCACGCTGAAACGCTATGAGCTGATGAAAGAGGCAGGACTTACACCGCGTATGACGCCGAAGGAGCATCATGACCTCGTGGCACGTTCCATCGTCGATCATTTGCATACGCTCTATGAGCAGGATGCGTTTCCGGAGATTCGCGTCTACAATCGGGCTGGCGAATGCCTCTATGATCGGGAGAAAACGCCATTTCGCGATCCTTCCGAACTCTTTCGCGAAGAGTTCTCGCGTGATCTTACACATCATGAGCGCGAACGTATTGTACGCGACTGTGCACCATACGTCAGTCGCGCTCGGGTGGAGGAAACGCTGCACGCATACGAACAGTTCTTTCCCAAGGAGGAGCGCAGACGAGGCGCGCGATAG
- a CDS encoding TnpV protein, whose translation MRAFSEKEMVLLAEHLKKERSLREIAERENAEIFNLMEQYAEMTYLYQVEELSPEAEAQFEQLNQVMIEEETQRTIRQAQMEEAAQMDEKPRIAGRWAQIRRAYLQSYHPEEWLRMLRTGEATPHLQQIQQIQQETEARYRAMYQREEERQILGQNLKGLEEIQRSRMIEAQITEVLTADLAH comes from the coding sequence ATGAGAGCGTTTTCGGAGAAAGAGATGGTGCTTCTGGCGGAGCATCTGAAGAAGGAGCGGAGTCTACGCGAGATCGCGGAGCGGGAGAACGCGGAGATCTTCAACCTGATGGAGCAGTACGCGGAGATGACCTATCTGTATCAGGTCGAGGAGCTGTCCCCGGAGGCAGAGGCGCAGTTCGAGCAGCTGAATCAGGTGATGATCGAGGAGGAGACGCAGCGGACGATCCGACAAGCGCAGATGGAGGAAGCAGCGCAGATGGACGAGAAGCCCCGCATAGCGGGACGGTGGGCACAGATTCGGCGGGCATATCTCCAATCGTACCATCCGGAGGAGTGGCTGCGGATGCTGAGGACAGGCGAAGCGACGCCGCATCTGCAGCAGATACAGCAGATACAGCAGGAGACGGAGGCGCGCTATCGGGCGATGTATCAGAGGGAGGAAGAACGGCAGATTCTGGGACAGAATCTCAAGGGGCTGGAGGAGATTCAGCGCAGCCGGATGATCGAAGCGCAGATTACGGAGGTCTTGACGGCAGACCTCGCCCATTAG